The following coding sequences lie in one Sedimentibacter sp. MB35-C1 genomic window:
- a CDS encoding DUF4886 domain-containing protein yields the protein MIKKLTSFFLILIMILTSTATIYAYEPEPDYSGHWAENTITEWLNKGYIKGYPDGTFKPEAFVTRAEFIKIVNSLFGYTDKSEIPFTDVREDQWYYEEIQKSYKAGIISWISTNEFSPDSYITREESVVIAAEALKLTQSSSKLKFADSGNISNWAFGSIAAAVQEELINGYENNYFYPQHPVKRAEAVEILNRALQKFNSSDLVITEAGAEIENRTVRNLHITKGVGEGEVTLKNVTITGKLFVEGGGENSIRIVDSSVNQLVASKANGTIRFLFEGKSNVESASIKSDVIIEQNQFKNGGLERISMYAGSSISVQTDNKTRLSSNDKSVASIKSGSTIYAESPGIAVISYTTSGKKNEICEIEVKDPSKETIKILSIGNSFSQDALFYLYEIAQSAQINIIVGNLYSSGCSLERHLDYAINNEKAYTYYKWSNEGMTALSSSTMKSVLTDEKWDYITFQQSSGNSGIYSTYQPYLNELINYVYKTASNPEVQFALNMTWSYSSRSIKEDFIHYNYNQKTMYNSIADSYKQAVDETNIGILIPCGTAIQNARTNKYLKAVGNELTSDGYHLNAEVGRYIAGLTVFESIMKERNIDKNLYDDVKFCPITGDNTKNLIKLSKNAAANAIENPFSIQTIK from the coding sequence ATGATTAAAAAACTTACATCATTTTTTTTGATATTAATAATGATATTAACATCGACAGCTACTATATATGCTTACGAACCAGAACCGGACTATAGCGGGCATTGGGCGGAAAACACAATAACGGAATGGCTTAATAAGGGATATATAAAAGGATATCCTGACGGAACTTTTAAACCTGAAGCATTTGTAACCAGAGCAGAATTTATTAAAATAGTGAATTCATTATTCGGTTATACAGATAAATCTGAAATACCTTTCACTGACGTAAGAGAAGATCAGTGGTACTATGAAGAAATACAAAAATCATATAAAGCTGGAATTATATCGTGGATATCTACAAATGAATTTTCACCTGATTCCTATATCACAAGAGAAGAGTCCGTTGTAATAGCAGCTGAGGCGCTAAAACTTACGCAATCATCCTCAAAGCTAAAATTTGCTGACAGCGGCAATATTTCTAATTGGGCATTTGGCAGCATTGCAGCTGCAGTCCAAGAAGAACTAATTAACGGATATGAAAACAACTATTTTTATCCTCAACATCCTGTAAAAAGAGCTGAAGCAGTTGAAATCTTAAACAGAGCATTGCAAAAATTTAACTCTTCTGACCTTGTCATAACTGAAGCAGGTGCTGAAATTGAAAACAGAACCGTAAGAAACTTACATATAACAAAGGGGGTCGGCGAAGGCGAAGTAACATTAAAAAATGTTACTATAACCGGAAAGCTTTTCGTAGAAGGCGGGGGAGAAAACTCAATCAGAATTGTTGACTCATCTGTTAATCAGCTAGTTGCTAGTAAGGCGAACGGCACTATAAGATTTCTGTTCGAAGGGAAATCTAACGTTGAATCAGCCTCTATTAAATCGGATGTTATAATAGAGCAAAATCAGTTTAAAAACGGCGGTCTTGAAAGAATATCCATGTATGCTGGTTCATCAATAAGCGTACAAACGGACAATAAAACAAGATTGTCATCAAACGATAAGTCTGTGGCTTCTATAAAATCCGGCAGTACAATATATGCAGAAAGTCCAGGAATTGCAGTAATATCATACACAACTTCAGGAAAGAAAAACGAAATATGCGAAATTGAAGTAAAGGATCCCTCAAAAGAAACTATAAAGATATTGTCAATAGGAAATTCATTCTCGCAGGATGCATTGTTTTACCTGTATGAAATAGCGCAATCAGCACAAATTAACATTATTGTAGGTAATCTTTATAGCAGCGGATGTTCTCTTGAAAGGCATCTTGACTATGCAATTAACAACGAAAAAGCATACACGTATTATAAATGGTCCAACGAAGGTATGACAGCTTTAAGCTCTTCTACAATGAAAAGTGTATTGACAGATGAAAAATGGGATTACATAACATTTCAACAATCGTCAGGGAATTCTGGTATATATTCTACATACCAGCCATACTTGAATGAATTAATTAATTATGTATATAAAACGGCATCAAACCCTGAGGTACAATTTGCATTAAACATGACATGGTCATATTCAAGCAGAAGTATTAAAGAAGACTTTATTCATTACAACTACAATCAAAAAACAATGTATAATTCAATTGCTGATTCTTACAAGCAGGCTGTTGATGAAACAAATATAGGCATACTAATCCCATGTGGAACAGCAATACAAAATGCCAGAACTAATAAGTACTTAAAAGCTGTAGGAAATGAACTCACCAGTGATGGATATCATTTGAACGCGGAAGTTGGGAGATATATTGCAGGACTGACAGTATTTGAATCCATTATGAAAGAAAGAAATATAGACAAGAATTTATATGATGATGTTAAGTTTTGCCCTATCACAGGTGACAATACTAAAAATTTAATTAAGCTATCCAAGAATGCCGCTGCAAACGCCATAGAAAATCCGTTCAGCATCCAAACCATAAAATAA
- a CDS encoding formate/nitrite transporter family protein codes for MSSICLTPKETTDTLVQSAIKKASFPIGKRMLLSIMAGAYISLGAQGFLAAYGNSFIRASVFPVGLMMIVLVGGELFTGNCLMTFGLIQKEITLKEYINTLIQVIIGNFLGALLIAALLYMGGVYNNPKLAEAAISVAKSKASIPFVQVLFRGILCNVLVTLAVWFASTSKDTMGKLFGCWFPVMLFVLCGYEHVVANMFFIPVGMMLDSSVAMAGAASNLVASAIGNYIGGGILIPFIYNHIYYN; via the coding sequence TTGAGTTCAATATGCTTAACACCAAAAGAAACTACAGATACGCTTGTACAATCAGCAATAAAAAAAGCATCTTTTCCCATAGGAAAAAGAATGTTGCTAAGCATTATGGCAGGAGCATATATATCATTGGGAGCCCAGGGGTTTTTAGCTGCGTACGGAAATTCATTTATAAGGGCTTCAGTGTTTCCGGTAGGGTTAATGATGATTGTTCTTGTGGGTGGAGAGCTTTTTACAGGGAACTGCCTTATGACCTTTGGGCTGATACAAAAAGAAATAACGTTAAAAGAATATATAAATACATTGATTCAGGTTATTATAGGAAATTTTTTGGGAGCGTTGCTTATTGCAGCATTGTTGTACATGGGTGGAGTGTACAACAACCCAAAGTTAGCGGAAGCAGCAATTTCGGTGGCTAAATCAAAGGCTTCAATACCGTTTGTTCAGGTTTTATTCAGAGGTATATTGTGCAATGTGCTTGTGACATTGGCAGTCTGGTTTGCTTCTACATCGAAAGACACAATGGGTAAATTATTTGGATGCTGGTTTCCTGTTATGCTGTTTGTGCTTTGCGGTTATGAGCACGTTGTAGCAAATATGTTTTTCATTCCTGTAGGAATGATGTTGGATTCTTCTGTGGCAATGGCAGGAGCGGCCAGCAACCTTGTTGCATCTGCTATCGGTAACTATATAGGCGGAGGTATTCTTATACCTTTTATTTACAATCACATTTACTATAATTGA
- a CDS encoding pyridoxal phosphate-dependent aminotransferase, whose translation MNKPILSAHFESRMPSDVRLAQMKYAERKVKPEAVINVGIGNVSLPTNPAMMKRMFNLDAPESPFNKGVIRYTATGGFDETQDAFKNILKCEGFDTSKLLVTVTDGGSTSMELFLLGICGPAGTAEKPLMMIDPAYTNYISFAERIGRKTVTIKRQLNEDGKFSLPELDEIEEMIKANKPGALLVIPYDNPTGQLYDKEALKDLAKLCVKYNMWMASDEAYRELYYVEGSELVSIWGITDKDVPGIEGRRISIETASKVWNACGLRIGALITDSPEFNNRATAEYTANLCANAIGQYIFGALAHESKEQISEWCKGLRDYYKGLIFKTSKGLKDLEPGLIVSSPDASIYTVVDVRNVVKPGFDAIDFVLYCAGEGAVDIDGVQSTLLVAPMKGFYDVEKGGNNPGSTQFRMSYVETPENMAKVPELFVKLLRQFEESR comes from the coding sequence ATGAATAAACCAATTTTGTCGGCACATTTTGAATCAAGAATGCCTTCGGACGTAAGACTTGCGCAAATGAAGTATGCAGAGCGTAAAGTTAAACCGGAAGCGGTAATTAACGTAGGTATAGGAAATGTTTCACTTCCGACAAATCCTGCAATGATGAAAAGAATGTTTAACTTAGACGCACCGGAAAGCCCATTTAACAAGGGAGTAATCCGATACACTGCAACTGGTGGTTTCGATGAAACTCAAGATGCTTTTAAAAATATCCTTAAATGTGAGGGATTTGATACAAGTAAATTGTTAGTAACAGTAACTGACGGCGGTTCAACAAGTATGGAGTTGTTCCTTCTTGGAATTTGCGGACCTGCAGGTACTGCTGAGAAACCTCTTATGATGATAGACCCAGCTTATACAAACTATATTTCTTTTGCTGAAAGAATAGGACGCAAAACAGTTACAATAAAACGCCAATTAAATGAAGACGGAAAATTCAGTCTTCCTGAACTTGATGAAATAGAAGAAATGATAAAAGCTAATAAACCTGGAGCACTTCTTGTTATTCCATATGACAACCCAACAGGACAGCTTTATGATAAAGAAGCACTTAAGGATCTTGCAAAACTTTGTGTAAAATATAATATGTGGATGGCAAGTGATGAAGCTTACCGTGAGCTATACTATGTTGAAGGCAGTGAATTGGTGAGCATCTGGGGAATTACAGACAAAGATGTTCCTGGAATAGAAGGAAGAAGAATAAGTATTGAAACTGCATCAAAAGTTTGGAATGCATGCGGATTAAGAATAGGCGCACTTATTACAGACAGCCCTGAATTTAATAATCGTGCTACAGCTGAATATACTGCAAATCTTTGTGCTAATGCCATAGGCCAGTATATATTCGGAGCTTTGGCTCACGAAAGCAAGGAACAAATTTCAGAATGGTGCAAAGGTCTTCGCGATTACTACAAAGGTTTAATTTTTAAAACATCAAAAGGTCTTAAAGATTTAGAACCGGGCCTTATAGTTTCAAGCCCTGATGCATCAATTTATACAGTAGTTGATGTTAGAAATGTAGTTAAACCTGGTTTTGACGCAATTGATTTTGTATTGTACTGTGCTGGAGAAGGCGCTGTAGATATAGATGGCGTTCAAAGTACTTTGTTGGTTGCACCGATGAAGGGATTCTATGATGTTGAAAAAGGCGGAAACAACCCGGGAAGCACTCAGTTCCGTATGTCATATGTTGAAACTCCGGAAAATATGGCTAAGGTTCCTGAACTGTTTGTAAAACTTTTAAGACAGTTTGAAGAGAGCAGATAA
- a CDS encoding lipoate--protein ligase — protein sequence MIQLLRQLKYHVFADLKTYERKSKHYSAFDRKYILKEQKMKFIENTSIDPHYNLAFEEYVFKKLDYDEEFVLLWRNGPSIIVGKNQNTVEEINMEYVKSNNINVVRRVTGGGAVYHDLGNLNFSFIVKSGSNEKIDFKTYNIPIINALGKIGVNCELSGRNDLVIDGKKFSGIAQSINKQRVLNHGTLLFDSKLDTLSKALNVKRDKIESKGVKSVSSRVTNIKPYVNDDIDVLEFKQVLLRNIFEYFNQPIEVFELSDNDKNNIQKMVDERYGTWEWNYGRSPKFNYKGYGRFAGGCVEAKLQVENGFIESCKIYGDFFGKGDVKELEHKLQGVRYDEDEVKNAFKDISVEEYLGRISKEEFLQCLFN from the coding sequence ATGATACAGCTGCTAAGGCAGCTTAAATACCATGTTTTTGCAGATTTGAAAACCTATGAAAGAAAATCAAAGCACTATAGTGCTTTTGACAGAAAATATATATTAAAGGAGCAGAAAATGAAATTTATAGAAAATACGTCAATTGATCCTCACTACAATCTTGCTTTTGAAGAGTATGTATTTAAAAAGCTTGACTATGATGAAGAATTTGTATTGCTGTGGAGAAACGGACCATCTATTATTGTTGGAAAAAACCAAAACACAGTTGAAGAAATAAATATGGAGTATGTTAAAAGCAATAATATAAATGTTGTTAGGAGGGTAACTGGAGGCGGTGCGGTATATCATGATTTAGGGAATCTTAATTTTTCTTTTATAGTAAAGTCAGGCAGCAATGAAAAAATAGATTTTAAGACCTATAATATTCCGATAATAAATGCGCTGGGGAAAATAGGAGTGAATTGCGAACTGTCAGGCAGAAACGATCTGGTTATTGACGGAAAGAAATTTTCTGGTATTGCTCAAAGCATAAATAAGCAAAGAGTGCTTAATCACGGAACGCTTTTGTTTGATTCAAAGTTGGACACATTATCCAAGGCTTTGAATGTAAAAAGAGATAAAATTGAGTCCAAGGGTGTCAAATCTGTTTCAAGCAGGGTTACAAACATAAAACCTTATGTAAATGATGATATTGATGTTTTAGAATTTAAGCAAGTGCTGTTAAGAAATATATTTGAATATTTCAATCAGCCTATTGAAGTGTTTGAACTGTCTGATAATGATAAAAATAATATTCAGAAGATGGTTGATGAAAGATACGGTACATGGGAATGGAATTACGGAAGATCTCCTAAATTCAATTATAAAGGATACGGTAGATTTGCGGGAGGTTGTGTAGAAGCTAAGCTTCAGGTTGAAAATGGATTTATTGAAAGCTGTAAAATATATGGAGATTTCTTTGGCAAGGGTGATGTTAAAGAATTAGAACACAAACTTCAAGGTGTGAGATACGATGAAGATGAAGTGAAAAATGCATTTAAGGATATATCTGTAGAAGAATATCTCGGGCGAATTTCAAAAGAAGAATTTCTTCAATGTTTGTTTAACTAA
- a CDS encoding formate--tetrahydrofolate ligase, with translation MAEYLSDIEIAQQAEMKVINTIADKIEIPDKYVENYGKYKAKIDYRYLQNELKENKEAKLVLVTAINPTPAGEGKTTTTIGLGDALTKLGKRTIVALREPSLGPVFGVKGGAAGGGYAQVVPMEDINLHFTGDFHAIGAANNLLAAMIDNHIHQGNKLNIDTRRIVWRRAVDMNDRQLRHIVDGLGGKTEGVTREDGFDITVASEVMAVFCLSNDITELKENLAKIIVAYTRDGEPITAGQLKAQGAMAALLKDALKPNIVQTLEGTPAFIHGGPFANIAHGCNSVIATKMASKIAEYTITEAGFGADLGAEKFIDIKCRKTGLNPSAVVIVATVKALKYNGGVPKAELAEENLDALEKGLPNLLKHVENITQVFKLPAVVAINRFPTDTEAELKLIESKCNELGVNVALSEVWGKGSEGGKELAQEVLRLTEKESSMEYAYQLEMTIKEKIKAIARKLYGADDVEFSTKANKEIANFEKLGFGNLPICMAKNQYSLTDDPKILGRPSGFKITIRDITISAGAGFLVAMTGDIMKMPGLPKVPAAENIDVDVDGRIKGLF, from the coding sequence ATGGCTGAATATTTAAGCGACATAGAAATAGCACAGCAGGCAGAAATGAAGGTAATCAATACAATAGCCGATAAGATTGAAATACCTGATAAATACGTGGAAAATTACGGCAAGTACAAAGCAAAAATCGATTACAGGTATTTGCAGAATGAATTAAAAGAGAACAAAGAAGCTAAACTGGTACTGGTTACTGCAATAAATCCAACACCTGCCGGAGAAGGAAAAACAACTACAACAATAGGACTTGGAGATGCACTTACAAAACTAGGCAAAAGAACAATAGTAGCGCTTCGCGAACCGTCCCTTGGACCTGTATTCGGAGTCAAGGGAGGAGCAGCAGGAGGAGGCTATGCACAGGTTGTTCCAATGGAAGATATAAACCTTCATTTTACCGGTGACTTTCATGCAATAGGAGCAGCAAACAACCTTTTGGCAGCAATGATAGATAACCATATACACCAGGGAAACAAATTGAATATCGACACAAGAAGAATAGTGTGGAGAAGAGCCGTTGATATGAATGACAGACAATTAAGACATATAGTAGACGGCCTTGGAGGAAAGACAGAAGGAGTAACCAGAGAAGACGGGTTTGACATTACAGTAGCATCAGAAGTAATGGCAGTATTCTGTTTATCAAATGATATAACAGAACTAAAAGAAAATCTGGCGAAAATAATAGTTGCATACACAAGAGACGGCGAACCGATAACAGCCGGACAATTAAAAGCACAGGGAGCAATGGCAGCACTGTTGAAAGATGCGCTTAAGCCGAATATAGTTCAGACATTAGAAGGAACACCGGCATTTATACACGGAGGGCCATTTGCAAACATTGCACACGGCTGCAACAGTGTAATAGCAACAAAGATGGCAAGCAAAATTGCAGAATACACAATTACAGAAGCAGGCTTCGGAGCAGACTTGGGAGCAGAAAAATTCATAGACATCAAGTGCAGAAAAACAGGATTAAATCCAAGTGCGGTAGTAATAGTAGCAACAGTTAAGGCATTGAAATACAACGGAGGAGTACCAAAAGCAGAGCTTGCAGAAGAGAATCTGGATGCGCTGGAAAAAGGACTTCCAAATTTATTAAAGCACGTTGAAAACATAACACAGGTATTTAAGCTTCCGGCAGTAGTAGCAATAAACAGATTCCCCACAGATACAGAAGCAGAACTGAAATTGATTGAAAGTAAGTGCAACGAGCTAGGAGTAAATGTAGCATTGTCAGAAGTATGGGGCAAAGGAAGCGAAGGCGGAAAAGAGTTGGCACAAGAAGTATTGAGGTTGACAGAAAAAGAAAGCAGTATGGAATACGCATACCAGCTGGAGATGACAATAAAAGAAAAGATAAAGGCCATAGCCAGAAAGCTTTACGGTGCAGATGATGTTGAATTTTCAACAAAGGCCAATAAAGAAATAGCAAATTTCGAAAAGCTTGGATTCGGAAACCTTCCAATATGCATGGCTAAAAATCAATATTCATTGACAGACGATCCTAAGATATTGGGACGACCATCCGGTTTCAAAATAACAATCAGAGATATAACAATATCTGCGGGAGCAGGATTTTTAGTTGCAATGACAGGAGATATAATGAAGATGCCTGGGCTTCCTAAGGTTCCTGCTGCAGAAAACATCGATGTGGATGTTGACGGACGAATTAAGGGATTGTTCTAA
- a CDS encoding redoxin domain-containing protein, with amino-acid sequence MISYNNLNNNLNQPEKTECITLGTLAPDFLALTTQGYIRLSDYRGKWVVLASQPMAFTSVATTELIDTAKIYPLLQERNTEIIGLTTDNIYSNLAWVYDIYQKTGITIPFPIIGDADLKVSEQYGMLNPNRLYGETVRDTFIINPYGRIRAFFTLPISCGRNGRELIRILDSLQITEKYNLYTPADWVQWRPVLEPTSRTYSDLINRATTAETDGVECPFWYVCYTDLPEGAAKEITSGTPTTNMMKADNR; translated from the coding sequence ATGATTTCATACAATAATTTAAATAATAATTTGAACCAGCCTGAAAAAACTGAATGCATAACTTTAGGAACATTAGCTCCTGACTTTTTGGCACTTACAACACAGGGATATATCAGATTATCTGATTACAGAGGAAAATGGGTCGTACTAGCTAGCCAGCCAATGGCCTTTACATCAGTTGCTACTACCGAGCTTATCGATACCGCAAAAATATATCCTTTGTTACAAGAAAGAAATACTGAAATTATAGGATTAACTACAGACAATATCTACTCTAATTTGGCATGGGTATATGACATATACCAAAAAACAGGAATAACTATTCCGTTTCCAATAATAGGGGATGCAGACCTTAAGGTATCTGAACAATACGGAATGTTAAATCCTAACAGATTATACGGAGAAACGGTAAGGGATACATTTATTATTAATCCGTATGGTAGAATAAGAGCATTTTTTACTCTTCCTATATCCTGCGGAAGAAACGGAAGAGAATTGATAAGAATACTTGATTCCCTTCAAATTACTGAAAAATATAACTTATATACTCCTGCAGACTGGGTACAGTGGAGACCCGTTTTAGAACCCACTTCACGAACATATAGCGATCTAATAAACAGAGCTACTACTGCTGAGACTGACGGTGTGGAATGTCCGTTTTGGTACGTATGCTATACAGATCTTCCTGAAGGAGCTGCAAAAGAGATAACTTCAGGTACTCCAACCACAAACATGATGAAAGCTGATAATAGATAG